The genomic window CGGCGAGCGACCACAACCGCACTCGGCCGTCGGTCCCCGCGGCGGCGAGCCGTCGGCTGTCGACGCTGGCGGCCAAGGCCCGGACGGTCGCTTGGTCCTCGCCCAGCGCGAGCGGGGTCGACAGATCCGCGGAGCTCAGATCCCACGCGCACACCCCGCCGCGATCTCCCGCGGTCGCTTGGCCGCAGGCGATAAGCCAGCGATTGTCAGCCGTAAACAGCGCGTGCGTCGCGGCGCCGTGGCCGCTTTGCAGCGAGAGCGAAGTGCTGCCCGGTGCGCGTTGGTTGAGATCCCACAGGCGCGTCGTCTCGTCGACGCACATTGCCAGCCAGCGGTTGTCGGGGCTGATTGCGACCGCCTGGATTCGCCCGCCATGGCCGCGCAGGTCGAGCGACTTCGGTTTCTTGACTCCCTCTTGCAGATCCCACAGGCGAGCCGAGTCGGGCTGCTCCCCGGTTCCGGCGTAGACCGCCGCCAGCCAGCGGCCGTTGGGGCTCGTCACGACTTCGCGGACCCCGGCGGCGAGCCCAGGCAACACGATCGGTTCCGAGCGCGGGCTGCCGGGGCTCCACAAGCAGACGCACGAGTCGAGCCCCCCCGAGGCCAGCCAGCGCCCGTCGCAGCTAAAGGCAAGGACGCTCACTTCGGCTTGATGTTGCCCCAGGATGATCGAGAACGCGCCGGGGCTCGCGCCGGTGACGTCCCACAGGCGAACAGTGCGGTCGGCGCCCCCTGTGGCGAGCCAGCGATTGTCGGGGCTCACGGCGAGCGCCCGCACGGCGCCCTCATGCCCGCAGAGCAGGCAGCCGTCGAATTCCCGCGCGGGGCGACACTGCTGCAGCGCGTCGCGCAGGCTCTGGTGGGCTTCCACGACCGCCGGTTCGCCGTGGCGGGTCGTCGCCTCGACTGCCTCGACTGCCAAGTGGAGCGACCGCCACGGCTCGGACGGCAGGAGCTCGGAAGCCTGCATCGCCATGTACTTGGCCGATACGAGTCGAACCTCGCGTTCGGCGGCGGCGCGGGCTTCTGTCTCTTTCGCCGCGTGGGCTGCCAGCGATTCGAGCTCGTCATGCGCGTCGGCTCCGGCCGGCCGGCTCGCCGTGGCCGGGGGTATGGCGTTTCGACCGCCGAACCAAGCGAATCCGCCGACGACCAGCACGCCGGCCAGCGCCGCGGCGACCGCTGTCGTCCACCCGCTCAGCGCTTCGTTGTGCGGAGCTGAGCTCGCGAGTGCCAGCGAGGCTTCGGCGCGTTGCGCCCGAGCGGAGCGGGGGGACTGCTCCAACCAAGCCAGCGGGTTTTCCGCGACCGGTTCCTCGACGATCGGCGCCGGCGGCGGGGGGGGCGCCGACACGGTGCAACTCAGTCCGCACGACGAGCAAACGACCGCCTGCGGCTCATGCGACTCGACGACTTCGATCGCCGCCCGGCATAACGGGCACGGCGCCGACGCCAACCGGACCGCAGCCGCATCGCCTGCGGCGGAGTTCTCGTCCAAGCCGGACATGCTTGAATCCATGGCGGACCCCGGTGGGACGGGTCGAAGCGGGGGACGGCGGCGCTCGACGCACGCTACAAACGGCACGATCGCGCTCGTAGGGTTGATCGGCCCGTTATTGCCGGAGTCCTCCCCAAATTGCGTGGCGCCGGCACAACCGGCGCGTTCGTTGCGTCCGCTACGACTGGCCGGTCGTCGCGGCAAACCGTGGACGGCGACCTTGCCGAGCTTGTGCCGGCAGGCAGTCTTGAAGCGCCCCGTCAGAAGCCGCGCAAGCGCAGCGTCGAAGGCCCGTCGAGCCCCGACCGCGCACAGCGATGGGCTCTCGGGCCATGGGACTGCGACGGCGCGCACGCTTGCGCACGCCGGGGCGGTTGGACCGCGGGAGGCTCAGGCGCGCCGCCGTCTCAGAGCGAGTCGGCTAGGCGCTCCGCCGCATCGGCAGGATCCGCTCGTCTTTCCCGCGCATCCGCTCGGCGACTTCACTCCGCTTGCCGCCGGCGACCTTGGACGTTTGCAACGCCTCGATCAACTCCGGCAAGGTCAGCGAACGATTGTCGATCTCCAGCGGGGCTTCGCCCTCGGGATCGCAGAACACGTCGATGCTGCCGTCGGTGAGCCGCAGCTCGTCCAACTCGCGGAGCAGGCCGTCGACGACCGCCTGACGAACCAAGTGGCCGCGGGTCGCCTGGGTCTCGGCCCCGGCGGCGCCGAGCGCATCGAGCGCCCGCTTCGCGAGCGCCGGCAAGTATTCCGTGGGGATCTCGATCGAACGCGGGACGTAGATTTTCAGTTGCATGGCTACCCTCTGCGAATGCGGGAGTCGGGGGTTCGGCGGGGCTGGGACCGGGCCGTCGGGGCAGATCGAGTCGCGTCCGCCTGCCGACTGCGGGGTCGGGGCTCGCAAGTCCTCGAAGCTGGCGCGTTCGCGCGACGCCCGGCAACGGCAGTGCGGGCATCCTCATGCGTTATCGACCCGCACGCAGGGAGCGACTGCAGCGAAAATGACTGATTCGCGGGTTGTCCTCGTTGTGCAGGCGCCGCTGGCAAACGTCGCGAACGCCTCGCCGTCCCTGGCCGCTTCAGCATGCCGCGGCGTCGGTCGCCTGCAGGTCCCACCAATCGGCAGGGGGGGCCTCGAGGGGCGAGCGAACCCAAGGCGGCGCCGTTCGCTCGAAGTTCACCAGCAGGTCGAGACGACACTCCCGCAGTTCTTGCCGCAATTCGTCCATCGTCTGGTGTCGGTCGGCCGGGGATCTGGCAAGCGCACGCAAGCTGGCGGCCTCCAACTCGCGCGAGATCCCTCGCTCGGGCGCCGCCAGGCGGGGGGGGACGGGATCCTGCTGGAGGATGTTCCTCATGATCTCCGCCACCGACCTCCCCCGAACCGCGGGGCGCAGCGTCAGGCATTCGTACAACACGGCGCCCAGGGCGTAGACGTCGGTCCTCGGGTCGACCTTCATGTTCAATGCCTGTTCGGGCGACATGTACAGCGGCGAGCCGCGGCGAAGGGGTCGCTCCGTCCGTGCCGACGCGGTCGGCGAATCCTTGGCCGACTCCACCTCCCCGGGCACCTGGGCGATGCCCCAGTCGACGAGATGGAGGCTGTCGTCCCTGCCGATCAGCAGGTTTTCCGGCTTGACGTCGCAGTGGACGACCCCGCGGTCATGGGCGTGGGCCAAGGCGTCGGCCGCAGCGACAATTAGCCCGAGGAGTCGCTCCAGCGGCCACTGGCCTTGCGCACGTGACCGTTGATCCGTGCTGGTCAACTCAGTCGATCTTAGCTGGGTCCGCAGCATGTCGAGAATCTTGCGCAGCGTCGGGCCAGGAATGATCGGCATCGTAAAGAAAGGCTGCCCGCGGCCGTTGCGGCCCAGGTCGAGCAGCGGGGGGATCCCCGCGTGGTCCAGCCCGGCGAGGATGCGCGCCTCGCGAATCAAGAGCCGCTGCTCTTCGGCGTCGCCCGCCAAACGAGCGTGCAGACTCTTGGACGCGACCCGTCGACCGGTGAAGTCGTCGCGGCATTCCCAAACCTCGGCCTTCGCCCCGGAGCCGAGCAGCCGAAAATCGCGATACCGCTCGACGAGCGGAAAGGGCTGAGCCGGAAGCGGCGCTTCCAGGGCGCAGTACGTCGGCAAGGTCGGCGCGGCGACAGAGACGGATCGCATGGGACTCGCCGGGCCGGGCTGAGGGGGCGAATTTCCTCCGAGTTCACAACCCTAGCTCGGCCGCGGCCGAAATCCGTCGGGCAGCTCCGCCCTTGGCGATTGGGGGGCGGCCCCGCTCGCTTAGCGTACCGATTGTGCAACGAGAGCCGATTTTGTGGGCAGCGAACCCGCTTCCGCCCGCCTGCGATCCGGCATGGAGCGGGCGGACGCCGCATCCGAACCGCAATGCCGCCGCGAACACGGGGGGATTGCGAGCCGTGCCCGAGTTGCCAGCCAATTGGCCTGCGATTTGCGATCTCACAACGGACCGTTGTAGGCGGCGTTGATGTCAGGAGCTTGGGAAGATGGTTTCGATTGGGATGGGTGCGGCGCTCGTCGCCGGGTGGCGATGGCTGACGTCAGCCGTGAGTGCGGCAAGATCGTGGCGACGGTTGGCGGTTGCCTACGCCGGTTCGCTGAGGCATGCGGCAAGGGCCGCTTGCTTTGGCCTGATCGCTGTTGCGGGGCCGTTCGCTTGCTCCGCGCCTCCGGACGGGGATTTCCTGAGCAGCAACCCTGTCGCTGCCGGCTCAACCCTGGCCGGCAGCCTTGGAATGACAGCGGGAGTCCAGTTTCCCGGCAGTTCGGGGGCGATCATCGTCGCCGCGAAGTCGTCGCGGCCGTCATTGCCTGCGCAGGCTGCCGAATTCACGACGCAATGGCATCTCGCCGCGGCCTTGACCGCCGGGAGGGAGGGGAGCGTTCTCCCGCCGACACGTCGCGGCGCCGACCGCGCTGGGGCGCCGCTGAAGCTCTCTCCTGACCAAAGCAACTGGCCTGCCGAATCTGCTAGAGTCGATTTCGGCGTGGTCCACGCCATGTCGTTGGCGGTCGATGCAGCGGTTCCTGTCGTCGGCTCGTTGCCGGCAACTCCGGCCGCTGAGGCGGGTCGCGGGCTCGATCGGTTCGGCACGCCTGCTTCCCCAGCCCCGGTGATTCCCGTCGTGGTCTCGGGATTATCCCTCGCGCCATAGTCCTAGCGACGGGTCGCGGATGAAGTAGAACTCGCCCCCTTGGGGGGCGACGTTCGGCCCGACGGACAACTGATCGGGGTCGTACATGGCGAGGTGCTTGGCCAAATCTCCGAATTCGTAGCCGACGCTCCGCACTTCTTCGGCGGACAAGTGTCCCGGGCAGTACGTGACCCGGAACCGGTTCTCCGACGAGCCGTGGATCAAGTGGGCCGCGGCCGAGAGATTTTCGCGCAGATCGGCGTTCTCGGCCACGAAGTCCAGCACCTCCGGGGTTGTTCGGTAGCCGTATTTGCGGATCAGTTGATCGATCGCCGGGTCTTCGCCAAAGGTCCGCACCCCGGGGGCGAGGATGATCAGTTCTCCGCCGTCGGCGATCGCCATCCGAGTGCGGTAGATTGCCTTGTTCCCCAGCCAAGTGCTCGGGAACTTGTCGGGGTGGAGGTAGACGACCACCCGGTCGAGCCGCCGCGGCAGGTGGGTGATGTTCACTGCGGTCGACAGCTCGGCCGCCTGCCAGAAGCACTCGTGATCGTCGCCGATGTATAGCCCGCGCACCACCGATCGACCTGCGTCGTCGGCCCCGATGACGGTCAACGCGAACAACAGCGGCATGTCGCGGCAAAACCGGTCCTGGGCGTCGTTGAGGATCCGCCGCAACGGGTTGTCGGCGATCCCCATGACCCGTTCCATGCCGTACACGGCGCCGATGTAGTGGCTTTCGTTGATCCCCCGCACGCCGCCGACGCCGACGAACAGGTTCTTGTTGTAGTTGGCCATGCCGATCACCTCGTGCGGCACGACTTGTCCGAGCGAGAAGATCAGATCATGCTCCCCCGCGGCGAGCCGCTTGTTGAGTTGGGCCGGCCACGGCTCGCGGTAGATTCCTTCGGTGAACTCGGCGACCGCGTCGGCGGGCACTTCGCCGAGAGTCGCCACGTCGGTCCGCCAGTTGTGAGTGCGGATCAGCTCGCGGGGGACGGCGGGCATCATCTTGTCAAGCTGGCTGGCCGACATCGGCTCATGCGTCCCCACAGCGGGGATGACGTCGCGGATTGCCTCGCCAAGCAGGTCGCAGCACATGCAGGCCAGCTTGCCGGCTTGGCTGGCGTAGCGTGAGTAGTCGGGGGGAACCAACGCCACCCGCCGGCGCGGCCCCAATTGAGCGAACGTGTCGGCGAGAGCCGCACGCAAATCCGCGTCGGACAAAACGGTCGTCGGCGAACCGGCGGCGAAGTAAACGGCCATGGACGAGAAGCGGGGTCAGAGCAAGCTGGGCAAGTACGTGTCGGTCGACCACTGTGATTCTAACTCTTGCCGCCCGCCGTGCCACGTGCCGTCGCCGCCGAGCAGTGACGCCATGTGCGCCCTTAGAAGAGTGGCTGGGGTCGCAGCGCAGCGAAGCCCCCAGGGGATCCGCTGGGGGGCTCACTTCGTTCGACCCCAGCCCGCTGTTCCGCGGTCGATGGGTCGAGAGACTCGCGGGATTGCTTGTCCGCTGCGAGTTGCCTTCGGATAATCGCAATTGTGGAATCAACCCCTGTCACCTCTGGTCCCGTCGCCGGGCAGCCTGCCGGTCTGGCCGACCCGAAACGGCCCGAGCCCCATCTGTTTCGATTCAAGCTGAGGCAGTTGCTCGGGCTGGCGACGATCGTCACCCTGCTGGCCGGGGCGATGGCCGCCACGACCGGGGCCTGGCCGCTGGTGATCGGCTCGACGGCGGCCTTAATTGCCGCCCACGTGTTCGGCACGGTCGTCGGCGCCCGGCTCCGTGACACGTCGCAGGCCGTCGAGCATTGGCGCGAATCCCAGGGGGGCGCGGCGCCCGAGGGTCCGCGCCGGGCGTTTTTGAGCGGCGTATCGAGGGTCGAAGCTCCTCCGCAGCCCACGACTCTGGCCCAGCGGCACGAGGCCCCTTACCGCGACCGGCAAGCCCTGGCCGTCGGGGCCGCGACAGGGTTCGTCCTCGGCGCGTTGGGGATCTTCCTGGCCTGGGGCGGCCGGTTGGGGCTGCCGGCGGTCCTCATCGGGGCCGTCTCGACGGCCGTCCTCGGGGCATGGATCGCCTGGATCGGAACCAGCTTCGCGGCCATCTCACGCACCGCTTGGCGGCACGCTAACGCGGATCATGCCCGCGACGTCGAGCGAAAGCGGGCGTCCGCCCGCCAGCGGCAGACAACCTCCTCAACCCCGCCCGCGTAGCAGCCGCGTCAGCAACCGCGGCTCGATGCGCCCCCGAAAGCGGATCGTTCCGTCGATCTCGACGACCGGCACGCACTCGTGGAACTGGTCGCGAAGCACGGGGTCGGCGTCGACGTCGACCAGTTCCGGCTCAAGACCCTGCGCCTGCAGAATCGCCAGCGCCTCGTCGCACAGATGGCAACCGTCGCGCGTATAGAGGACGACGTGTCGGGAATGGCTCACGGCGGTTCTCCTCATCTTCTGCAGTCATGGAGCGCGCGGATGGCGTGGCCCGCACGGCGCGGGCCTTCACGACAAGCTTGATTGAGTTCACGGAGGCGTGCGAAGCGTCTTGTCGGGCGGCGACCGGTCCCCGGCGCCAGCGTCCCCAAATTACCGCTTAACCCCTCTGTAGAGGGGGTTGGGCCGCTTTGCCAAACCCTGCCCCGGCAAGGGCTTAGGGCATCTGTTTGCCGGCCCTTTTCCCCGCAGCCTAGGATGGATACGGCGGCCGAGGGACCCCGCGAACGCCCTCTCCCAGCTTGCCTCCGCTGCCGCCGAATTGCCCCGTCGTGTCGTAGCAAGTCTTTAGTCACGCGAAAGTTGCGCATCATGTCCAAGCATCACATGACTCAGAACTCGGGACTTCGCCAGCCGAAGAAGACGACCCGCGCGAGCACGGCGGGACGCATCGCACGACAAGCGCGACGAACGCTGTTGGGAACGCGAAATCTTCATGAACCGTTCTCTCCTCCTGAGGATTGGCACGAACCCAAAGAGAGCGGCGGAGCCTATCGCATCGTGGTGCGCGATCCGGGCGCCGGCTACCGTCATGTCGTCACGCCGGCCGAGGTCGCGGCCCGACTCGCCGAAGCGCCTCAAGCGTTCCTGCGCGGGCTCGAGGTGGTGCAGCTCAGCCGCATGACGCGCAAGAAGCAAAGCTTCCCCTGCTACGGCATGCAGTGGGGCGCCACGCTGTATTTGTACCCCATCGAGGAATCGCTGGAGGAGCATTTCTCCGCCCCGCCCCGCCCCGAGGTCTACACCGAGTCCCGCATGTACGGCGGCCGCTGGGACGAACCCTCGCCGGGATGGTGGCGCTTGCGGTGGACCGAGGCGACGATTCGCGACTTCTATCTCAACAACATCCTGATCCACGAACTGGGCCACCTGGTCGACGATCGCAACTCGAACTACCTCGACCGCGAGCGGTATGCCGAGTGGTTCGCGATTGAGTTTGGCTACCGTGCCAGTGGCGGCGGCGACAGCCGCCGCAAACCGTCCCGGCGGCAGCGCCGGCACCATGTGAAGTAGCCGACGGCTTCGCCCGTTGCCGATTCGAGTCGTTCGTGGCGGCCCTGGGGTCGGGCCGCTTCACTTTTCGCATGGGCGAGGGGGCCATGGGCAGCCCCCAGCCGCTCTCACGACTTGCCTAACGGCGCATCACGTCGTGGGCGATCCTTAGGCATCGACGCCGGTTGCCGCACGCCCCGGGGCTGAATTCGCGGCAGCGGAGTCGTTGTAAGTGGTTGTGCGGACAACCTCTTACGATTCTTTTCGAGGTTCCCTCGGCCGCTTGCGGGTCTTGCTGGCACGCTGGTTGCGTCGCGAGATCGTCGACTAGTCCGTCGGCAGGGTCAGGTTGCAGGGATCGCAACTTGGCCGGCCACCCTACCGTAAGCGGCAGTTCCCTGTCGCTCCGAGGCCAGAAAGGCGGAATTCTTTCTAGCGCTCCGGCGGCCTCGGCTGAAATCCTTCTGACAACGCACTGAGGACTCTCGAATGACTACCGAATGGTCACATCGGGGATGGTTCGCGCTGGTGCTGGCGGTCGTCGCGACCCTGGCTGCCGCGGCGCTCCCCACGACTTGCTACGCCCAGGACGAGGGGGCCGAGACCGCAGCAACTGCGGACGAGGCCGAAGAAGAAGCGGCCGAGGATCTCGGCGTCGGCTACGCGCTGGACAACATCATGTTGTTCATTTGCGCTGCACTCGTGTTCTTGATGCAGGCAGGCTTCGCGATGGTCGAGGCGGGCTTCAACTCGCAGAAGAACGCGGTCAACATCCTGTTCAAGAACTCGATGGACATCTGCGTCGGCGTATTGTTGTTCTTCGCCTTCGGGTTCGGGCTCATGTACCCGGGATGCTACGGAGTGGAGGGCTATGAAAGCAAGTTCATCTCGTTCGGCGGCTTCGGCCTGGAAGGCTATGAGTCGGCTGCCGACCGCACCTTCAGCCCCGGAACCGACTGGTTTTTTCAGGCGATGTTTGCGGCGACCGCCGCGACGATCGTCTCCGGCGCCGTCGCCGGTCGCATGAAAGTCGGCGCGTATCTGATTTACAGCGCTGTTCTTACCGGTTTGGTCTATCCGATCAGCGGCATGTGGAAGTGGGGCGGCGGCTGGCTTGCTGAGAAGGGCTTCCAAGATTTCGCCGGGTCGGCCGTGGTGCATGGCGTCGGCGGTTTCGCCGGATTGGCCGGCGCCATCCTGCTTGGCCCGCGGATTGGCCGCTATGTGAACGGCAAGAGCGTTCCCATGCCAGGCCACAGCTTGCCGCTGGCCTGCTTGGGGGTCTTCATCCTGTGGTTCGGCTGGTACGGGTTCAACCCAGGCAGCATGTTGGCTTTCCAGGGGACTGGAGATATCGACGGCACAATGCACTGTGCCGTCACCACGACCCTGGCCGCCGGCGCCGGCGGGTTGGTCGCCACACTGTTGAGCTGGATTATGTTCGGAAAGCCTGACCTGTCGATGGGCCTCAACGGCATCCTCGGCGGGCTGGTCGGCATCACCGCCTGCTGCGACTGCATGTCGACTCTCCAGGCTGCCGCGATCATTGGACCGGTTTCCGCTGTGTTGGTCATCGCCGGGGTGCTGCTGCTGGACAAGCTGCAGATCGACGACCCGGTCGGGGCCTTCCCGGTGCACGGCCTGTGCGGAATCTGGGGCTGCATGGCGATTGGGATTCTGCCCAACGATTATCTGAAGAACGGCGATACGTCGTTCGTCACCCAAGCGATCGGCACGTTTTCGATCATCGGGTGGTCGTTCGTCACGATGTTGGCCCTGTTCGCCGTGATGAAGGCGATGGGGATCTTGCGGGTCGGCGCCCATGAGGAGCAGGTCGGGCTCGATATCAGCGAGCACGGCATGCAAGCCTACGGCGGCGCCCCGTCGATGGGTTGATGAGTGCGTAGCGAACGGGGCGGCGGCCTGCTGACGGTCGCCGCCCCGAGCTTCGCCGCGGCCGATCTTCGACAGGGACAACCTGCCGGGGACCGGTCAAAGTGGATGCGACTGAGCGATTCACCAGGAGTCTTTCGAGATTTGAGGCAGCGACTCTTGCCTGGGTCGAACGATGTCCCACAGGGCTCGGCGGCGTTCCGCCGCCTACACGCCGCCGAGCCGGGACGTCGGTTTTCATAAGCACGAACAGCGAGGCGTTCGCGGACTCCGCAGCGAGTCCGCCGGCGGTCGGGAACAGACGCTCAACAAACCACCCTTCCAGCCCAAGCCCCGGGCGCCATCCGCGCCGCCTCTCGGCGCCCGGGGCCCGGCTGGAACAAGGGCCGCGGCTCTCGCGGCGCCAGTCCGCTCGGCTCGCTCTCCTGCGACCCGGCCTGCGCGACCGCCTCTCGTCCAGAAGGATGCCCCAATGGCTTGGGCGTGCCTCTCCGCCTAGGTGCGCTCAAGCCGGGGCATCTTATTGTTGAGAGGGAGATGTCGGGAGTCGGCAAGGACCAGCCGGTTGCGTCGCTATTCAATCCCCCGTCGTCGCGACTCTCCTGAGTTTGCCGGCGGCGTCATCAGGGTTCTCTCCCTGCGTTGATTCGCCTACGATGGTGGTTTCGGTACGGCAACTCCGTCTTCGCCGCGGGCGGGGACGTCGCGGTTCGTCCTTGATTTCCGCCAGACGCGACTTTTCGGTCCCATGAAGCTCATCATCGCGATTATTCAGCCCAACAAGCTTGAGGACGTGAAGGCGGCCCTCCAGGAGGTCGAGGTCGTCCGGCTGACGATTATGGACGTCCAGGGCTTCGGCCGACAGAAGGGCCAAACCGAGACCTACCGCGGTCGCGAGATGAACGTCAACCTGCTCCGCAAGGTGCAATTGCAGATCGCCGTGAACGAGGCGTTCGTCGAGCCGACGATCAGCGCGATCATCAAAGGGGGCCGCACGGGCGAGGCAGGCCAGATCGGCGACGGCAAAATCTTCGTGCTGCCGCTGGAAGATTGCATTCGCATCCGTACCGGCGAACGGGGCGCCGAGGCGATTTGACCGCGTCCTGGCGGCTGATCGCCGTGAACGGGAACTCGCAAAGGCTCGAAGCCGCAAGGGGATTCGCGCCTTTGCGCGAGCTCGGCTTCCAAGGCCCGCCCGTTCGACTCAGCGGCTGGCGCCATGCACGGACCGCAGTTCGTCGGCCAGGATGGCGATCCCTTCGCGAACCGTCCGTTCCGACTGCGAGAACGTGAGCCGAATGCACTGGCGGCGATGGGCCCAGTCGTCCCCCGGCGGCAGACCGAAGAAAAAGTGCTCCCCGGGCACCACCAGCACGCCGCGGCGTTTGAGCCGCTCGTACAGGTCGCGCGACCCGATCGGCAGTTCGGGGAACCAGAGCCACAGGAAGAACGCCCCCTCGCTGCGATGGACCCGCCAGGGGAAGGCGTCGCCGAAGTGCTCGGCGACGAGCTGCTGGGCCGCTTGGGACTTGGCTTCGTAAAAGGGCCGAATGTGGTTGCGGCAGAGCTCGATGAGCTGCCCCTCGCGGAGGAGCGGTTCGACGAGCGTCTGCCCCAGGTTGCCGTTGGCCAGCCCCACGATTCCCGTCATCGAGCGGATGCGGCGCACGAGCGATTCGTCGGCCAGCACGATGCCGGTGCGCGTGCCGGGGAGCCCCAATTTCGAGAGGCTGAAGGTCATCACCATCCCCGAGCGCCAGGTCGGGCGAATCGGCTCGAACACGGCCCCGGGAAACGGCTCGCCGTAGGCGTTGTCGACCAACAGCGGGATCCCGCGCGCTTGGGCTAGGTCGGCTAGCCTGGCGATCTCGTCGTCGGTGAGGACGTTGCCGGTCGGGTTAGTGGGCCGACTGACGCAAATGGCGCCGACGTCGTCGCCGATTGTCAGGGCGTCGAAGTCGATGCGGTACTTGAACTGCCGGTCCTCCAGCAGTTCGACCCGCGGCCGGAAGCTGCGAAACAAATCAGGCGTCAGTCCCTGGTCGGCGTAACCGATGTACTCGGGGACGATCGGCAGCAGGATGCGCCGACGGGTCCTGTCGGCCATCTCGCCGGCCAGAAGCGTGAACAGGAAGAAGAACGCCGTCTGCCCTCCGCAGGTGACCGCGACATTCTCCGGCCCGACGGGCCACCCGAACTCGGTCCGCAGGCATTCGGCCACGGCGTCGAGAAACCGCGGGTTGCCGGCCGGGCCGTCGTAGTTTGCGAGCATCCGATCGCAGAGCGGTTCGTCGGCGACGATCTCGCGCAAGCGGCGGCGCCAGACCTCTTGCATTTCGGGGATGTGGGCCGGGTTGCCGCCGCCCAACATCCGCATCGAGGCGCCGTCTCCCTCGGCGAGCGCGGCGCCGAGGTCGGCCATCAGCTCGACGATGCCGCTGGGACCGGACAGGGCCTCGCCGATTTGGCTGATGCAGTGCTCCATAGTCGCCGAATCGTACCACGGCGCGAGTCGCTCCGCGACTGGAGCGGCGGCCGTCGCGACGGTTCTGAAACGCCGAGGGGGTCGCGCAGAAGTGCGGGCGTCAGAGAGGATGAAAGCAGGCGTCCGCGGAGTCGCTCGGAGGGGCGCCTGCTCCGATTCCAGCTTGCTCAGCCTTTGCCCGCCACGCGCGACTGGGCCCGCAATTGCTTGAGCTGCCGTTCGCGGAGGGCGAGAGCCGTTTCGCCGGCGACGACCGAGGAGCCGACCTCGCGGACTTGCTGGTCGATCGTCGCGGCATCGAGTTTCTTGGCCGGGATCGATCGATTGGTCAGCACCGACACGACGTTGTCGGCCACCTGCACGAAGCCGCCGTCGACGTAGAACCGCTCTTCGGTCGTCCCGGTCCGCACCCGCAACTCGCCGAAGCCCAACCGGCCGATCATCGGGGCATGGTAGAGCGCCACCCCCAACTCGCCGTCGAACAGCGGCAGGGCCACGAAATTGGCGTCACGGTCGACCACCGTCTCCTCGGGGGTGACGACGATGCACCGAAGAGTCGATCCGGAGGCGGTGATGGGTGCGTTGTCGGCCATGGGACGGAGGTCGGGGGCTGGGGGCGAGGTTCGGGGGGCAAGAGCGAAGCGCCCGGCGGACGCGGCCGCAAGTTCAAGCTGCGGCAGCCGCGGGGGTTAGCCCTTCTTCTGTTCCTTCTTCCACTGCTCCTCGGCCTGCTCGATGCCGCCGACGTACATGAACGAGCTCTCGGAGAGGTGATCCCACTTGCCGTCGCAGATCTCCTCGAAGCTGCGGATCGTGTCGGCCAGCGGGGTGATCTCGCCCGGTTTGCCGGTGAAGACTTCGGCCACCAGGAACGGCTGCGACAGGAACCGCTCGATGCGGCGGGCTCGGTGAACGATCAACTTGTCCTCTTCGCTTAGTTCGTCGACGCCGAGGATCGCGATGATGTCCTGCAGTTCGCGGTACCGCTGCAGCGTGGTCTGAACGCGCCGAGCACAGTTGTAGTGCCGCTGACCGACGTA from Pirellulales bacterium includes these protein-coding regions:
- a CDS encoding DUF2088 domain-containing protein, whose protein sequence is MAVYFAAGSPTTVLSDADLRAALADTFAQLGPRRRVALVPPDYSRYASQAGKLACMCCDLLGEAIRDVIPAVGTHEPMSASQLDKMMPAVPRELIRTHNWRTDVATLGEVPADAVAEFTEGIYREPWPAQLNKRLAAGEHDLIFSLGQVVPHEVIGMANYNKNLFVGVGGVRGINESHYIGAVYGMERVMGIADNPLRRILNDAQDRFCRDMPLLFALTVIGADDAGRSVVRGLYIGDDHECFWQAAELSTAVNITHLPRRLDRVVVYLHPDKFPSTWLGNKAIYRTRMAIADGGELIILAPGVRTFGEDPAIDQLIRKYGYRTTPEVLDFVAENADLRENLSAAAHLIHGSSENRFRVTYCPGHLSAEEVRSVGYEFGDLAKHLAMYDPDQLSVGPNVAPQGGEFYFIRDPSLGLWREG
- a CDS encoding serine/threonine protein kinase, which codes for MRSVSVAAPTLPTYCALEAPLPAQPFPLVERYRDFRLLGSGAKAEVWECRDDFTGRRVASKSLHARLAGDAEEQRLLIREARILAGLDHAGIPPLLDLGRNGRGQPFFTMPIIPGPTLRKILDMLRTQLRSTELTSTDQRSRAQGQWPLERLLGLIVAAADALAHAHDRGVVHCDVKPENLLIGRDDSLHLVDWGIAQVPGEVESAKDSPTASARTERPLRRGSPLYMSPEQALNMKVDPRTDVYALGAVLYECLTLRPAVRGRSVAEIMRNILQQDPVPPRLAAPERGISRELEAASLRALARSPADRHQTMDELRQELRECRLDLLVNFERTAPPWVRSPLEAPPADWWDLQATDAAAC
- a CDS encoding P-II family nitrogen regulator; this encodes MKLIIAIIQPNKLEDVKAALQEVEVVRLTIMDVQGFGRQKGQTETYRGREMNVNLLRKVQLQIAVNEAFVEPTISAIIKGGRTGEAGQIGDGKIFVLPLEDCIRIRTGERGAEAI
- a CDS encoding WD40 repeat domain-containing protein; protein product: MSGLDENSAAGDAAAVRLASAPCPLCRAAIEVVESHEPQAVVCSSCGLSCTVSAPPPPPAPIVEEPVAENPLAWLEQSPRSARAQRAEASLALASSAPHNEALSGWTTAVAAALAGVLVVGGFAWFGGRNAIPPATASRPAGADAHDELESLAAHAAKETEARAAAEREVRLVSAKYMAMQASELLPSEPWRSLHLAVEAVEATTRHGEPAVVEAHQSLRDALQQCRPAREFDGCLLCGHEGAVRALAVSPDNRWLATGGADRTVRLWDVTGASPGAFSIILGQHQAEVSVLAFSCDGRWLASGGLDSCVCLWSPGSPRSEPIVLPGLAAGVREVVTSPNGRWLAAVYAGTGEQPDSARLWDLQEGVKKPKSLDLRGHGGRIQAVAISPDNRWLAMCVDETTRLWDLNQRAPGSTSLSLQSGHGAATHALFTADNRWLIACGQATAGDRGGVCAWDLSSADLSTPLALGEDQATVRALAASVDSRRLAAAGTDGRVRLWSLAAGEQPAVQGILAGGTTVSAAAMSGNGDWLAVADATGTIRLWDLSTSTESPVTVNGNEGAVSAICFTPDGRWLTAAGADGIVRLWNLDLANLTTQAKALARGRLRPQLGQSPWAIVSTIAAGRQYWLDAARRQASAMSGPWTLLAERTRVLHAAGPKQLAGSRGAIGAAPRPSKQLVDVEMPSTAPDEAAAEPSALAANAGPTEIDSVVAAAPHGTQSASAPWVRNPATRSILLRNAPAQPDSSAVSQATTPTTPTTPDPAEDVADALREGVRVATPPRANPLRTMIR
- a CDS encoding glutaredoxin family protein, whose protein sequence is MSHSRHVVLYTRDGCHLCDEALAILQAQGLEPELVDVDADPVLRDQFHECVPVVEIDGTIRFRGRIEPRLLTRLLRGRG
- the amt gene encoding ammonium transporter, which translates into the protein MTTEWSHRGWFALVLAVVATLAAAALPTTCYAQDEGAETAATADEAEEEAAEDLGVGYALDNIMLFICAALVFLMQAGFAMVEAGFNSQKNAVNILFKNSMDICVGVLLFFAFGFGLMYPGCYGVEGYESKFISFGGFGLEGYESAADRTFSPGTDWFFQAMFAATAATIVSGAVAGRMKVGAYLIYSAVLTGLVYPISGMWKWGGGWLAEKGFQDFAGSAVVHGVGGFAGLAGAILLGPRIGRYVNGKSVPMPGHSLPLACLGVFILWFGWYGFNPGSMLAFQGTGDIDGTMHCAVTTTLAAGAGGLVATLLSWIMFGKPDLSMGLNGILGGLVGITACCDCMSTLQAAAIIGPVSAVLVIAGVLLLDKLQIDDPVGAFPVHGLCGIWGCMAIGILPNDYLKNGDTSFVTQAIGTFSIIGWSFVTMLALFAVMKAMGILRVGAHEEQVGLDISEHGMQAYGGAPSMG